A region of the Oncorhynchus gorbuscha isolate QuinsamMale2020 ecotype Even-year linkage group LG02, OgorEven_v1.0, whole genome shotgun sequence genome:
TGGTTGTGCAGAACTTTGGCCAAAATGAAGATATTTGAATAGTCAGCTATGGCAATTGTTTGTTTTCAGTGCCACGTCTCATCTCAACCTTTTGTCTTGAGACACTGGGTTGAGTGATCGAAAAATACTGTTATTCCCCATTAACTATTATGATTGCAGCCTGGATTTTCAGGCATTTGAGATGTTTCCAGCACTGTTACTAGGAAACTCAAACTTCCAAGGAGATCCTAAATAAAAACCAGAGATAAGACCATCATCTTTTCATTGTTTGTTTTTGGGGATAAATGTTAGCTGTATCTGATGTAACCACGTTGAAGTTGTCCTTTCGTTTTATGCTGTGTTGCTTATCGAAAGTAAGAGGCACTGTTGAATACCAATCTGCACTAACGCATTAACCATATGAAATGTTATTACAGAAGTCTGTTGTGTGTTATATGACcaaggtgcttcctgtttccctgCTTTTCCCTATCCTGCCATACCTTACATGCTTGCCCTCGCTCGTATCTTAGAACAGTGGTCATACAAGCTGAACATGAACTCTGCTCCGCCGTAAACTCATTATGATTGAATGGAGTCACGTAGATAGTGTGTGTTAAGTATAAAATAGTACAGTACGTGTGTGAAGATGAAGGGCTATAGCTTGCTGTGTTTAATATTTCTGGCCCCTGTCACAGTTATTGGACAAACGACACCAGATCGTGAGTAGCAATTTGTTTCTGTTGAAATCTGTAAAGAAAGCCTGTCTTTTAGTATGAGTAGGATATGTATTACTGTAGCATTGAATCAGATGACGTCTCTAAAATGAACATGTAAATATACTGTGGGTTGTCCTGCTGCTTTTTGAGGTTTTGGGGGGTAGGTTAAGCACTCTGTTTGAAGATAGTGCTTCTTATCAAATTGTGTCttcattttctcatgatgtcGCTGGGCCAAATCACTATCTCGTTTCAGTTACATGTTTTCTTTTTACATCCAGCAAGTTGTGTAACAGTAGATGACTTTGAAGTGTGCACAGGAACTGCATATCCATGCAATGTTGAGAAAAGCAAATGCTACTGTAAGGACAAGAAACCTTTCTGTAGGTACGTTTCAACGCTTCCCACACTTGACTCTACAGCTTTATCCtcaatatttgtttatttttggaATTCAGATATATTAAATCCTTATATAAATATGACAGTTACCTCTTATGCTGTTCTTTTCAGGTGTAACAACTACATAGACAAGTGGTACATAGGGGAGAAGTGTGACTTTGAGTGGACGATATTGAACTTTGCCCTGGTATCATCTCTACCAGGACTGGCCCTGGTTGTTATTGTTGGTGTGATAGTCCAGTGTGTCCATTACTTAAGGAAACCAGCAAAGAAACAAAAGGATCGGACAactgggtgagagggggagagggtttggACAAGATAGAATTCAGAGGCTCAATATTGCCATGTGTTTTGCACAGTGCATGGCACCTAGTATCAGGAAGTTGGCTTGTTAAAAAATAATAAGAAAAGAAAAATAAGATGTTGGGCATTAACTAAATAGATAATATTTGTCCACAGTCTTGTTTCAGGTTTGATATGACTACTCATCATGTATTTCTAATTTAAATTTCACTTTTTTCAGTTACACAAACTATGCAATGTCACCGACAACATATTATGAAAATAACCAAGATGACATGTTCTCCAACACAGTGTTTGCCTCAGACATGCCGGTGAGTAGCTCGAGTTCCTTTACTCTCCAAGGTATTACATCAACCTAAGACCAAATGGTATTTCCAATGGTGATGTCACATCCAGAGATCCTGCTAAGTTAGGGTTTCCTTATCTCCCAGTAGTGATACCGCCAATTCTGTCGAATCAAAAGAATTTACTAAAAACAATCAGATTTTGACAGAATTATGGCTGAGATGCAAAGAAAATTCAAGGAGAAGGGGTACAAAAATGGTCAAATTAATACTGTCATTGAGAAAATTCAAGGAGAAGGGGTACAAAAATGGTCAAATTAATACTGTCATTGAGAAAATTCAAGGAGAAGGGGTACAAAAATGGTCAAATTAATActgccattgagaaaattcaagGAGAAGGGGTACAAAAATGGTCAGATTAATACTGTCATTGAGAAAATTCAAGGAGAAGGGGTACAAAAATGGTCAAATTAATActgccattgagaaaattcaagGAGAAGGGGTACAAAAATGGTCAGATTAATACTGTCATTGAGAAAATTCAAGGAGAAGGGGTACAAAAATGGTCAAATTAATActgccattgagaaaattcaagGAGAAGGGGTACAAAAATGGTCAGATTAATACTGTCATTGAGAAAATTCAAGGAGAAGGGGTACAAAAATGGTCAGATTAATACTGTCGTTGAGAAAATTCAAGGAGAAGGGGTACAAAAATGGTCAGATTAATACTGTCGTTGAGAAAATTCAAGGAGAAGGGGTACAAAAATGGTCAGATTAATACTGTCATTGAGAAAATTCAAGGAGAAGGGATACAAAAATGGTCAGATTAATACTGTCATTGAGAAAATTCAAGGAGAAGGGGTACCAAAATGGTCAGATTAATActgccattgagaaaattcaagGAGAAGGGGGTACAAAAATGGTCAGATTAATACTGTCATTGAGAAAATTCAAGGAGAAGGGGTACAAAAATGGTCAGATTAATACTGTCATTGAGAAAATTCAAGGAGAAGGGGTACAAAAATGGTCAGATTAATACTGTCATTGAGAAAATTCAAGGAGAAGGGGTACAAAAATGGTCAGATTAATACTGTCATTGAGAAAATTCAAGGAGAAGGGGTACAAAAATGGTCAGATTAATACTGTCATTGAGAAAATTCAAGGAGAAGGGGTACAAAAATGGTCAGATTAATActgccattgagaaaattcaagGAGAAGGGGTACAAAAATGGTCAGATTAATACTGTCATTAAAAATTCAAAACAAGACATTAcctttttttcaaggtcagtcTTGCAAAAAGAATCATTCTAAAAAATACCCGCTATTCAAAatgctctgaacaaattaagggaattgtTCACAATCATTGGCACATTCTAAGATCCGATGATAGTatcggtaatgtgttttcggaACTTCCCTTGGTAGTAATTCTCGCTCGTCAGATATCAATTGggaaactctgatttaccaccccaagatatccctgcaCAATGTGtatttgcgcccctactggatggaaataCAAGtataatggctgtgctcaatgcaatggcacttatacaTGTAGATCCTTTACCCCcaaacagggaaacagatcccaatcaaaggtgttataacgtgctccactaaggcagttatttatcttatgacttttccttgtggtaaaaattatgtgggtaaaacaaagcgTGAATAAAAAGTATGAATTTCAGAGCGTCGTAGCACTATTAGGTGCAAAAACTCGACTTACCCAGTTGTGGCCCACTTTTTGGAAGCAAACCACTCGACTTCGTCTCTatgttatattggcatcgaacatgtcaccttCCCTAGGAGAGGGTTGACCTCAATAatttgttaaaacgagaggctgcctggatctttaatttaaagacccttgctcccttcggtctcatcgtagactttgatctgaagccattcttgtgattctTGTGATTTTGCTGttgtaaatgtttgtaggcttatgcagccaaattgtatctatgatcgtAGCCTATCTATTTATGTTTTTTGTATGCTATTTTAATAtatgagaattaaccaatgatatcaggccacacccggccatgattacagacacctgtgtgtgtcttcTCACACTATAAAAATGAGTCATCCTGCaatgtttgtcattataccctgatgaagacagcttgtctggcAAAACATGGACATTATCATTTTTGCATCTGACTCATAgggtgtgcggctctcttttatttttcaAGATGTCTTCCACACCATCTCTTAAAGAGCCATTTGAATCTACTGTCTCTCCTGGATGTGGTTTGTGTCATCCAAGTAGTGTAGTGTAAAGATGCCATAAGTGCAGATGCAGAGCAGACACATTCAGTAATAGACATGACTGGCAATGTTGCATAGTAAACATGGCCCTGAGAAACTGTCTATTTTTCTTATTTCTTCAGAATCGGCCAAAGCCTCCCAGTGTCCAGCCCACCCAGGAGAGGTTTCCCATATCCAACTTACCCAACCGCCCTTACAGGTTAGCTGTCTGAACACAATTCAACATGCCATTGGTTTTCACTTTCATTATAGGGGACCTTATTATAGTGTGCAATGTTATAATGTGCTTTCATTGAAATGttgatctctctactctcttaGCCTTCAACCAAACGGCATGCTGCCCACTTTAGACAGATTGTCTTTGATCAACCCTACAAGCCAGCCATACAAGTAAGAACCTTGGTGGTGTTTGCTTTCGGTCTGATACTTTGTTCAATGGCAGTGATGTCATACCCATTCTGTGCGTATAACCATGTTCTGGGTGGTGGACTAAAAATGGAAACAACATTAGACGACGACAACAGGGCAACGCCCCCTCGACAGAGAATGAGTAGTCACCCAGGGATTTGAGGAGCATGAGTCATGATGACACGGACATTATCCTTATCAAatcttattagtcacatgcgccgaatacaacaggacaccttagtgaaatgcttacttatacaagcccctaaccagcaatgcagttttaaaaaaaaagtatgaaTAAGACTtgaaagtaacaagtaattaaagagcagcagtaaaataacaatag
Encoded here:
- the LOC124009649 gene encoding uncharacterized protein LOC124009649 isoform X1; protein product: MKGYSLLCLIFLAPVTVIGQTTPDPSCVTVDDFEVCTGTAYPCNVEKSKCYCKDKKPFCRCNNYIDKWYIGEKCDFEWTILNFALVSSLPGLALVVIVGVIVQCVHYLRKPAKKQKDRTTGYTNYAMSPTTYYENNQDDMFSNTVFASDMPNRPKPPSVQPTQERFPISNLPNRPYSLQPNGMLPTLDRLSLINPTSQPYNYATGMTQPLGNPHPKSPSPRNPYEDRAPPPDCYDDQHMRPTYPPPGLKERRHVWVSCAQFTCSPLFGTGVQPQFPVSQSPDRETLLRTNRGDRGLN
- the LOC124009649 gene encoding uncharacterized protein LOC124009649 isoform X2, which produces MKGYSLLCLIFLAPVTVIGQTTPDPSCVTVDDFEVCTGTAYPCNVEKSKCYCKDKKPFCRCNNYIDKWYIGEKCDFEWTILNFALVSSLPGLALVVIVGVIVQCVHYLRKPAKKQKDRTTGYTNYAMSPTTYYENNQDDMFSNTVFASDMPNRPKPPSVQPTQERFPISNLPNRPYSLQPNGMLPTLDRLSLINPTSQPYNYATGMTQPLGNPHPKSPSPRNPYEDRAPPPDCYDDQHMRPTYPPPGLKGMMREGMSGYHAPSSHAPLYSAPEYNPSSQFPRAQIGRHY